The sequence GCCACTTTTATGGGCCTCAGTGCCACAACCTGCCCATTAGCAATTCATTTTCCTGCCGTGCGGCTGAGAAGTTTgggtggaggtgggggagagCCAGTGTAGCATGGTGgataagatgctggactacggcctgggagacccgggttcgaatccccacccagccatgaagctcactgggtgacctgggccagtcactgcctctcagcctcagagggaggcaatggtaaaccccctctgaagaccctttaccatgaaagccctattcacagggtcaccataaatcggaatcgacttgaaggcagtccaagacAGACTGGGAAGGAAGATTTCACCCCTCTGAGGGGAAAGGGCCAGGAAAATGAGAAAGCCAGATAGAAGGaaatcaatgcaataaaataaagagGAGGAAGGCAATGAGAGAGGCAAGCTGTTACCGGAGGAAGACGTGAATGTAAAAAGACCAGGGATGAAACATGCTGGCAGTTGGGGAGGAATAAGGTACAAACTGAATGTGAATGGGAAATGAGAAGTACAGGAGATGAGTAAAAATGCTTCGGAGGCATGTGGGCGTGGGGAAGGGAAATTCCAATTTGCATATCTGATTGAAAAATAGATTCGCCAGCAGTAGAAAGTGGTGTCAGTACTAATTGCCAGCAGATTCTCTCAGAATCTGCCTCTGGCCTGGCTGCAGGCGAGTCCTGCGGGTAAAAAGTTCAGACAACCCCCTGTATAATAGCAAAGAAAACATGTGCCATCCCCGATTCTGAAGAAACACTATGGAGCACATGCAGTTTCACATTTACAAGCACCACAATTGCTTCAAGGATAAAATAAAATGGGCTTTGCTTCCCCAGTCTTGTTTGCTGAACACATTGACTTGGCAATAAGCACCATTGTGTTgtagaaaatatatttttaaagcaaaaataaacaTACCTGGCTGGCTGCAGACTCTAAATTTAATGGGTGGTATTCCACGCTAgccttactcagagcagacctattgaagttacttacagtctcattcatttcagtgggtcttctcttagGACTTAGATACCACccaatgtttttaaaactaaGAAATGCTGCTGCGCCAGTCAGCGCCAACCTCAGCCCACCCACAAGTATGAAGGCTGTTTGCCTCTGCCTCAATCATCTGCCTTTCTCTGGGTCGTCACTGGGGGCCCTGGACTGCAGCCCTAGCTGTCCCACCAACTGTGATCAGAGTGGAACAAAAGGGTACACaaccatatgttgctggactccctgtCAGCCCTAGCCAATGGCCATATAATCagggatgagagttgtagccttCCATCAAGAGGGTCACAAGTTGCCCATCTCTTGTGGAGTGCATCCAGAGCCAACATGGGGGTGGGGGTTACATCCTGTTTGGAAAATGGCCCAGCATTAACCTCGCTGGAAAGAGGGACAGTGAAATGCACATCCATGATATTTTAAAAGTCTCTTTCCCCCACTCCAGTTtcgaggccaccaacttggggaaGGTTGGGACTAGACCAAAAAGCCCCATTTTATCACTGTTAACGATAAACAAGGTACAGATGTGCCCCTATAATGCTAGGCATCGCTCAGCAAAAGGTGAAATGAAGACCAGGGCCGCCCTACAAGCTTGCAACCTTAAATGAAATGAAGCAAAAAGGAAGGTGTAAAGGCACAGCTAGTGGACTTGGAGATGATGGTAGGGGAGACCCTGGCTTTGAGGGGAAGCTGAGGCCCCAAGACCCCCGTCAAGctgtgagatggggggggggagagaacaggagAGCTTATTTTTATACCATCCTCTCTCCAAAGGCCGCAGAACAGTGAAAATCATGTCTCTGCCTCCGCCCCCCTTTGCAGCTATGAGGTAGGCTGGGCTGAAAGAGATGGAAAAACTCAGAGCCACCTTGCAAGCCAGCCatcgccagcctggtgccctgcagggattttgaactataactcccaccagctGGCCAAAGATCACGGTCAACTTTATGGCCAAGAAAGCATTTAAAAGCCAGCAGTTATATTTAACAAACTTTTACTcagcgtagacccattgaaacagaTGGCCATGACTAGCTCTGGCCCATTAATTTCTGCGTAGTTGACTGCAACCCCAGCTTGGACAGAGGCCAGAGCACGAGAGGAGCTTCAAAAAGGCAAGCGCAGCAAAGAGCCCAGTCATCGCGGTTTGTCTTAGGGCAGGAGCAGAGAGCCTTTGGCCCGCTGGATGTGGCGGAGCTCCCACTCCCCGTCAGCCTTGGCAGGAGTTGCTGGGGCTGGCGGAAGGGGTCGTTGGGCAACACTGGGAGGGCCAAAGACTCCCTACAcctcttctttattttttttattttgtttaagtatttataaaccactatctcatatttttaaaaaccacataaGGTGCTTGGAACATACATACATCAGAATAAATCCAGAATTCCCAGCCCGCCCGTTCTAAACAGAGTCCATACAAATAAGGCAAGGCATGGGCGAGAGTGGGAAGGGGGCCTGCCCCTTCCAGCAAAAGATGTTCAGAAGGGATAGTAGCGGGATGGGCCTGGTGGCATCTGGCAGGGGGCACAGCAAGGTGGGAGGGCGTAGGAGGGAGCATTGCGGGGGTCCAGGTAGGACAATGTGTGTCTTGGATGCAGGGTGGGCGAGTGAGGTGCCGCCGCCGGGACCACTGGCTCCCAGTGGGCAGGCCTTGTGGAGTGTGGGGGGTGGCTCGCACAGCAGGGCAGGGCTGTTGGGGGTATGAAGGCCAAGAGGCCttggaggggcaaaggggcacCCAAACGGGGAGCCACACCACTGCTGTAGAAGGGGAACAAGTGGGTCCAGGGTGTCACAGGGGTCTGCTGGCTGCCAACAGAAGCCAGGGGAAGGAGAGAGCCTTCTGAGCCCCAGGCTGGAGGGGCAGCCACTGCAGGGAGGGCGTCTGAGCCCAGCCAGCCCCTGTCCCATGGGGAAGACAAGGACGGATCAGGGCTGGAGATGGAATTGCCACAGCTATCCAGGGACGCCCAGGAGCAAGGCGATGACTTAAGGGAAGCGCCTGGCGGTTCCGAGTCAGTATCAGAGTCAGAGTCCGACTGGTGCAGCAAGGAATCGATCGTGAAGGAGCTTTTCCTCTGAGGCGGTCTGGAGGTTTCCATCCTGGGGGCATCTGGAGCCGGTTGGGGTGCTGGCGAAACAGTCCCGTCAGGGGTGGCGTAGGGGCGGCCGTGGAGCACGTAAGGGGTAAGGTCAGGGGCAAAAGCCAACTGTCCCTGACGCGAGAGGGGCGTATTCTGCAGCTTTAGAGCTTCGGGTGGGATGCGCTCCACGTCCACCATCCAATAATTCCCCTTTGCAGTCGGTTTGGAGCTGTTTTTGAGCTCCTAGGAGAGAAGAAAAAGGTCAGTGGAAGGACAGGAGAGCCACGGACGGGCtgacatgtttgtttattttattagaaTTATGTCCCActcttcctcgcagtaggagacCTTCCTCACAAAAAAAGGCTGAATTCCCCtcctttattaatttcaacagcatctggtgggCAACAGGTTGTGGAAGGGtgatctgctctgactggcagccagaGGACTCTCTTTCAGCAGAGCCTGCCGGCTGGATCAGCCCACAGGGAGCCCATCTCGCCCTGCTCTCTCAGTAGCCAACCAcaccccatgggaagcctgccagCAGGCACCTAGGCACACAGCAAGGCTCCCCTCTGGCAGCTCCCAGGCACTTGGTATTACACCAAGCCAGACCACCTAGCTTGGTGtcacccacactgactggcagcagctgctccCTAGGACTGCgggcaaggagtctctcccactTCGACCCAGAGATGCCATCACGgcctgaacttggggccttcttcTGCCACTACACTAGGGCGCTTCTCAAGAGGCATCGCTGAGGGAGAACGTGGCCATGGAGGCCAGAAAAAGAAGGCAGGGGACCAAGGCACAGATCCCTTCCtcctgagccccccccccttcgCAAACACACGTGCACAGGCGGGCTTACCATCCTGAAGCAGCTGTTCGAGGAAAGGTTGTGGCGGATCGAGTCCTTCCAGCCCTGGTAGCCCTCGTTAAAGACGGGGAAGAGGGTCTTGATGGCCAGGATAATCTGAAAGAGGGAGAGCGAGGCGGGGTCTCACTTGAGAGGGCCTTTCCCCCATCGCGGCTTGCCCCTGGACTTCCTCCGTCGGAAGTCCTCTTGCCCTTCCCAAAGCTGGTCCCGCTCTGGGCGAGGGGCGCCCGTCACCCCGTCCACTTAGCAGCCCCCTCCGGCTCTTGCGCCTCTCTCACTAGCCCGCGGCCGCCCACCTCCCGCAACCGACGGCTGCCGCGCAAGCAAAGATCTGAAGCAGCCCGCTCCGCCGCCCGGACTCATCCTCCGCAGCCCCGCAGGGCGAGAGaagcaccccccccacacacacacagcctggcCTTGGGAAGCGAACGGCGTCCAAGCCAAGACGCCCCCGCCTCTCTTGGACCGGGGAGGGAGCAGCGACACTTTCCTCCCGGCCGTCAGCTAGGAGCGGGGCCGCCCGCTTGAGGCCCCGCGGCTAAAGGAGGCAGCCCACGGCTCCAGCGAAGCTCTCCGCGTCCTTGCCTCCCGGGGCATGGCCGGGGTCCAGGGCTCGGCTCCGTTGTGGTCTAGAAGCGGGGAAGGTGGGAGCCGCTCACCTGCCTTAAGGTCAGCCGCTTCTGCGGCGACCCCTGGATGACCAGCGCGATCATGCCCAAGTAGGTGTAGGGCGGCTTAGCGTGGCGGCAGTAGGGCTTCTTCCCCTTTTTCCTCGAAGGGGAGCCCAGGCCTTCGGCTGGCCCCGGGGATATTGCGCCCGGCTCGCCCTGGGCGGGAGACGGAGGTGTCCTCGCCTGGCTGGGCGCTTCGGACGTGGGGCTTTGGGCCCCTGTGGCGACCACGTCGATGGAGTCGTCCATGGGTTAGCAGCAGGCTGACAGGTCCGGCCTGGGCTTGTCCGTGGCTGGCTGACCGATCCGGGGGGCGCACGGGCAATGGTGCCCCCTGGCGCGGGGCTGGCCCCTTAAATCTGCTCCGGCCAGGGGGGCGTTTTCTCATGCTGATAAGGCAGACCCTTCGGCACCAGGCCGGGGGGGGGCAATTAGGACAGCTGTGCTAATCAACGGGCGGGGCGGGATCAACAGCCCGGCTCAAACAACAGCCCCGCCAGGGAAGATGCGCCCGGCACAAAGCCCCGCCGCGGAGCGCCCCGGGCGGCTGTGGATTAGAGCGGGCCCGGCCTGCCCGGCCCGGCCACGGAGGTCAAGGGCCGGAAGCGGCCCATCCGATGGGCCTGTGCCCGCCGCGCGCCGAGGGAAGCTGCCCCGGGCAAAAGGCCCGCCAAGCACGGGGGGGGGTTCTTCCGAGGTGGCTGGCCCGGATCGCCGGAGCGGCACAGCCTTTCGCCTGGGGATTCCACTGGGCAGCCAGATGTTCTCGGCGacggctcccatcagcccgagctgGCTGGCACTGATAGGCGTACCAGGccggaacatctggaaggccccaggttggCCCTGAGAGTCAGGAGCCGCTTGGCCTTCTCTGCAGTAAGAGGCCACCAGTACAggactactcagaagaaagccccactgaattcaatgggacttactcccaggaaagtgtgcatgagcCTGCAGCCTTGCTCTAAGCCGGCcgcccccaacctggtgccctccagattagggttgtcaggttcagggcctgagactgatcctgtatctttagaagaagagaaggtcagccaagtgcaggtgttcttgcaacactgtgatgggaaaaaccacaaggtggaattctcccttccccctgcacaacttttaaagatacagaagacctcttggttgtggCCTCCAACCCCTTGCGTCCCCTCTCCTCCCAAGCCTgtggatacctccctcttgtgtatttgtctggtgctgttttggctacataagaatgagtttgttgttattaaataataatgatattccGGTTGTTTTAAGGGATCGATGCATTCTCAAAGCTTCTCAGGCACACCTGAGGTCTAGGACAAGTCACTCGGGACTGCTGCTTGTAAGGGGGGGGGGCGAAGGGAGGGAAGGGccccaggaggagggggaggctgaggGGAAGTGAATCTAGAAACAGGAGAAGCTGGGCTGGCTCCCTCCTCTGGACTTGTGTTGCCAGCATTTTGCTCCCTCAGAGCTCCTGTGCCTGTCTCACCTGCACTGCTGTCAAAAAAGGACTGTAACTGAGGATTCTCCTTGCCTCAATACACACCAATAAACACCTTAGGAGGATCTCATGGGTTTGGAAAGCTCTTTTAGTTGTaatatgcctgctggggctggcgAGGAGCTTGCTTCAGGATCCATCGATGACAACTTTGAAGAGCCTCAGTGTAATCTAAGAGCTCAGCATCTGGGCTTTGaagaggacctgggttcaaatcatgCCTGCACGGGAAGGGGAGATGTTCTTTTCtcagcttccccttctccctccctacctcacatatgccaccctgggctcctgctggaaggaagggcggggtataaataaagtaataaataaataatatttacaaactGGTTTGTGTGTATCTGTGGTTCCCCTGCTGCCCTCCCCCAGCTTTATGCAGCTTTTGGTCTATTTGGTATCATTATCCTCATTTTGCAGGCTGGAGCTGAGGCTGAAGGAGAGGAGGCCAGCTAAGGCTGCCTGCCGAGGCCATGGGACAGCTGCAAtatctttattatttaatttatatcccacccttcctcccagcaggagcccagggctgcaaacaaaagtaccaaaaacactttaaacatcataaaaacagactttaaaatacattaaaacaaaacatctttaacaacattttttttaaaacctttcaagactttttttaaaaaagttttaaaacactggttttttttaaagttttacaaacatattaaaaagcaattctaacacatagcagcctgggataaggtctcagcttaaaaggcttgtt is a genomic window of Rhineura floridana isolate rRhiFlo1 chromosome 1, rRhiFlo1.hap2, whole genome shotgun sequence containing:
- the LOC133376349 gene encoding forkhead box protein H1-like, which codes for MDDSIDVVATGAQSPTSEAPSQARTPPSPAQGEPGAISPGPAEGLGSPSRKKGKKPYCRHAKPPYTYLGMIALVIQGSPQKRLTLRQIILAIKTLFPVFNEGYQGWKDSIRHNLSSNSCFRMELKNSSKPTAKGNYWMVDVERIPPEALKLQNTPLSRQGQLAFAPDLTPYVLHGRPYATPDGTVSPAPQPAPDAPRMETSRPPQRKSSFTIDSLLHQSDSDSDTDSEPPGASLKSSPCSWASLDSCGNSISSPDPSLSSPWDRGWLGSDALPAVAAPPAWGSEGSLLPLASVGSQQTPVTPWTHLFPFYSSGVAPRLGAPLPLQGLLAFIPPTALPCCASHPPHSTRPAHWEPVVPAAAPHSPTLHPRHTLSYLDPRNAPSYALPPCCAPCQMPPGPSRYYPF